The Corallococcus silvisoli genome contains the following window.
CGATGGGCTGGGTCGGATAGTGCATGAACAGCGCGGCCTCCGCGGAAGGGTGCACCTCCCCGACGAGATAGGTGGCCGCGTCCTGCTCGGGGAACACCTGGCGATGGATTGTCACGGGCCAGGTTTCGGTGAAGAGAGGGACGCGGGGCCCGGTCCTGTTGAGCACGGTGTGCCGTCCCGGGGCGGTGAAGCGCCTGTCCGGATTCTTCCAGAGGTCGTGAGGAGGATTGGCGGGACGCGCGAAGTCCCGGGGCGGGGGGATGATGTCGGGCTCGTACATACCGACCTCCGCCTCGATGGAGTCGACGTACGCGGGGCCGAGTGGATGGAAATCGGTGTAACAACCGCCTTCCACGGGCGGCGCGGGTGGGTCTGGATCTGGCCCCGCCCCCGTCCAGAGTCGTTTATCGAAACGCAGGGATGCTCCGCTGGAGGCTGGAACCACATCGTGCCTTCGGGCTCTGGCCCTCGGGTGCTGGAAGAGCAGTCGGTAGCCAAAGGGGTCGGGTGGCAGGTCGGTGATGCGGTACTCGCCGTGCGCATTCGTGAATGCGTACACCCGGGATTGGAGCCGGTTGGTGGCGACGGTGACCACCGCGTCCTTCAGCGGCGCTCCCGTGTTCACGTCCACGACCGTTCCAATGAGGACGACGGGGATGTCCCTCTGGCGGGAGGCCCGGGCATTCCAGTTCGCCGTGGTGGGCTGCCCGATGTTGTTGAAGATCAGGCGGCGCAGGGCCGTCTCTTCCTCCAGCATGTCGGGCCGGTTGATCCGCTCCGGGAGGGGACCCGTTGCCTCGAAGGGGGGCATCTTCCGAGACAGATCGAAGTGGAGAATGACGTCCTTCCAGTCGACGCCTGTCCGCTGAAGGATGTGCCCAAGGAAAGTCGCCTCCACCTGGGGAGGCTGGCTTCGTACGGTGAGTCCGGCCCGGTACTGAGCGCTCGCGCCGGACAGCACGTAGCGCAGCACCACCTTCACGAGGCCTTCGCCCTTCAAGGTGGCCATGACGTCCACGGCAGGAGGTGAGCCTCGCTCCGCCATGACGGAGAGCTCCATCAAGGCGTCCGACTGGCTGCGAGAGTACGACAGGTATTCGCCTGGGGGTCTGGGAGGGCCCAGGCGCTGCAGTGCCGAATGGACCTCTTCGGCGGTGAAGGCAGGCACATAGGTGGGCCGCACCTCGACGCGCTGGACCTCGGCGCCCTCGGCCTCCACTTGGAGGGATGCCGGGTCCACCTGCCCCGTCAAGAGTGGCCACTGCACCTGCTCCGTGCCCGCGACCTTCACCGTGGCCGTCCGCACGACCAGCGTCTTGTCCTTGTAGAGCGTGACCGTGGTGTCCGGGACCTCTATCGCCACGGCCAGCGTTCCCGCGAGGAGCAATCCCAGACCCATCAAGACCATGTCTGCATTCTGCGCAGGTCCTCGCCAGGGCCGTCACCCTGGGGCTCCTGGCCGCCAGGAGATGCTTTCAGTTTGAGGGCGATTGGGATTCGGGCTGCCTGGAAAAGCGCCGCCGCACGGTGCGGGTCACCTCCGCGTCCCAGCGCGGCGACAGCACCTCCACGAAGGTCCGCCGGAAGGGCAGGGCGCACGCCAGACACGCCAGCGTCGCCGCCAGCCCGATGAGCGTGTTCTGCCATGAGCCCAGGTTCCACTGGCCGGACCAGGACCACGCCTCCAGGCTCTGAGGCCACAGGTAGTGGATGGGCCAGTCCGGTCCGCTGCCCGCGAGGTCGCACAGCAGATGACCGTGGAACGCAGCCACCGACAGGAGCGCCACGGCCACGCGCCGCCGTGCCAGCGTGGCGCAGACCGCCATCGTGACCAGCGCCCCCACGTAGCCGTGAAAAATCACATGGTGATAACGCGAATAGAACTCTTCACCCGCCAGCAATGACAATCCATCCAGATCCGGCGCGAGCCCCGCGCAGACCACCAGGACGCGGTCCCTGCGCTCCCTCAGCCCCTGCGAGATGAGCCAGGACAGTTCGGCGTGGACAATGGGGTTCATGGGTGTGCACTAGCGTACGGCATGCCAGGGCGGGTGCGAAGGTTTCTGGCACTGCGCGTTGAGGAGATGGGGGCAATGATTCGTCATGACTTTCTTCTCCGCGCACCCTGGCCCGGATATCGCCACGCTGTTTGAAGCGCATGCACGTGAAACACCGGATGCGGTGGCGGTGCATTTCGAGGGTGGCGTGCTGGCGTACGACACACTCAACCGCCGCGCGAACCGGCTGGCACGGCGGCTCCAGGCCCTGGGGGTCGGGCTGGATCAACCCGTGGGCATCCACGTCGACCGCACTCCGGAGACCTTGGTGGGGCTGCTGGGCATCCTGAAGGCAGGCGGCGCCTATCTGCCATTGGACCCGAGCCATCCTCCAGATCGGCTCGCCGGGATGATCGAAGACTCCGGGATACAGGTCCTGGTGGGCCGGAGGGACGCGGCCCAGGGCCTGCGCTTCCAGGGCTCCATCGTGGAGCCTCCCGCGCCGGATGAGCCCCCGGAGGAGCGCGACGCCGTGAACGTGAAGGGCGGCGCGGGCCCTGACTCCCTGGCCTATGTGCTCTACACGTCCGGCTCCACCGGCAGACCCAAGGGGGTGTGCATCCCGCACCGGGGCGTGGCCCGGCTGGTGCTGGATGAAGGCTTCATGGGCTTCCGGCGCGAAGACCGCGTCCTCCAGGCCGCGTCGTTCGCGTTCGATGCGTCGACGCTGGAGGTCTGGGGCGCGCTCCTGAACGGAGCGGCGTTGTGCCTCACCTCGCGGGAGACGTTGCTGTCGCCGCCGCTCCTCGCGGCGAAGCTGAGGCGCGACGCGGTGTCCGTCGCGGTGCTGAGCACGTCGCTGTTCCATCAACTGGCCGCGGCCATCCCGGACGCATTCGGAGGGCTCCGGGTGCTGATGGTGGGCGGTGACGTGCTGGACCCCAAGTGGGTGTCGGAGGTCATCGCGCACGGGAAACCAGTGCGGCTGCTCAACAGCTATGGGCCCACGGAGTGCACCACCTCCGCGACGGCGTATGAAATCCGCGCGCCCCCGTCCCTGGAGCGGTCCATTCCCATCGGCGGGGCGCTCGCGAACCTCCAGCTGCATGTGCTGGATGACGCGCTGACGCCAACGCCCGCGGGCGAAGCGGGGGAGCTGTACCTGGGCGGCGTGGGGCTCGCGCGCGGCTACCTGAACCGGCCCGGCCTGACCGGTGAGCGGTTCGTCCCGGATCCCTTCAGCGCCGCGCCCGGCGCCCGGATGTATCGAACGGGAGATCGGGTGCGACGGCTCGAGGACGGCGACCTGGAGTTCCTGGGGCGGGTGGACCATCAGGTGAAGATCCGTGGCGCCCGGGTCGAGCTGGCGGAGATTGAGAGCGTCCTGCGCGCCCACGGACAGGTCGCTGACGCGGTGGTGCGGGTGCACGAGGTGTCTCCCGGGGACAAGCGGCTGGTCGCCTATGTCTCGCGTCGCGACGGCACGGCGCCGGACGGCGCGATGCTGCGCGCGCACCTGCGCTCGAAGCTGCCGGCCTTCATGGTGCCTCACGCCGTGATGGTGCTGGACCAACTGCCGCTCAATCCCAGCGGGAAGGTGGAGCTCCAGAAGCTGCCGCCGCCGCGACTGGGTTCAGGAGAGGGGGATGCGCCACGCACGCCGCTGGAGCAGGCGGTCGCGCGCGTCTGGTCGGAGGTGCTGGGGACGGAGCAGGCGGGGACACAGGACCGGTTCATGGAATCGGGCGGGGACTCGCTGCTCGCGATCCGCTTCATCGAACGGCTGGAGCAGGCGCTGTCAGTCCGTCTGCCCGTGGGGGCGCTCTTCGACAGTCCGAACATCGAGGAGCTGGCGCGGCGCGTGGAAGCCGCGAGGGGGGCGGTCCGGAGCCCCGCCCTGCCTCCCATCGTCCCCGTGGATCGGAGCCGGCTCCTGCCGCTGTCGGATGCCCAGCAGCAGCTCTGGCTGCTGGAGCAGGTGGCCCCTGGCCGTGCTGTCTACAACGAGCCCTTCACGCTGTACCTGCCGGGAGACCTCCAGCCCGAAGCGCTGGAGCGGGCGTTCCAGTCGCTCATCGCCCGGCATGAAGTGCTTCGGACGACCTTCGTCTCCACTCCGGAGGGGCCTCGCCAACGGGTGGAATCCGCGATGCCGTTCCACCTGCGAAGCGTGGACCTGCGTCCTGTGCCCCAGGGCCTCCGGAGCGCGAAGGCGTTGCAGGTGGCTACGCAGGAGGCGCGCGAGCCCTTCGACCTGACGCGGGGGCCGCTGTTGCGCGCGACGTGGATGCGGCTGAGCGAAGAGGAGAGCCGCCTCGCCCTGGTGATGCACCACCTCATCGTGGATGGCTTCACGATGGCGGCGTTCCTCCAGGAGGTGAACCGGTTCTACATGGCGGACCTCCAGGGCGAGCCGCCCGCGCTCACGCCGCTGCCGCTCCAGTATGGCGATGCCTCCGCCTGGCAGGAGGGGCCTCGTTACCAGGAAGCCATCGCGCCACACCTCGACTGGTGGAAGCAGGCGCTCGCGGGGGCTCCGCACCTGGAGCTGCCCATGCAGCATGCCCGTCCTCCGGTCCCGAGCTTCCGGGGGGCCAAGCACGTCGTGCGAATCCCCCGGGACCTCCTGGACACGGTGAGGGCGCTGGGGCGCGCCGAGGACGCCACGCTCTTCATGACGCTGATCTCGGCGTTCGGTGCGCTGCTGCATCGCTACTCCGGCGCGCAGGACCTGGTCATCGGTGGCGCCTTCTCCGGGCGGAGCCGCGAGGAGTCCCTCGCCATCTCCGGGCACTTCGTGAACCTGCTGCCCCTGCGGCTGCGGTTCTCCCCCGGATGGAGCTTCCGGAGGGTGCTGGCGCACGTTCGCCGGGTCTGCCTGGAGGCGCTGGAACACCAGGACGCGCCGCTCCTGCGCATCGTGGAGGCGGTGAACCCGGCGCGCATCCCCGGGGCCAATCCGCTCCTCCAGGTGTCGTGCACGCTGGAGCCGCGCATCGCGGTGCCGGAGTCGAGCTGGCGTGTGGAGCCCCACGACGTCGACACGGGCACCTCGAAGCTGGACCTCTCCATCGAAATGGATGAGCGGCCGGACGGCATGTCCGTGCGGTGGGAGTACGCGCTGGACCTCTTCGAGCCGTGGATGATCTCCCAACTTGGAGAACACTTCGTGACGCTGCTCCGCGAAGCCGTGCGGGATCCGGAGCAGCCGGTCGCGGCGCTGCCGCTGCTGTCGGAAGCGGAGCAGACGCGGCTGCTGACCTGGGCCCAGGGACCCGCGGAGGACAGGGCCTTCGCGGAGTGTCTGCATCATCCGTTCGAGGCGCAGGCCGAACGCACGCCGGATGCGCCGGCCCTGGTCTTCCAGGGGCGGACCCTGCGCTACCAGACGCTGAACGCGGAGGCGAACCGGCTGGCCCATCACCTCCTGTCGCTGGGAGTCGGCCCCGGGGACCTGGTGGGCCTGTGCCTCCAGCGCTCCTTCGAGCTGATCATCGCCGTGCTGGCGACGCTGAAGGCGGGCGCGGCCTACGTCCCGTTGGACCCCTCCTACCCGAAGGCGCGGCTGGAGTTCATGGCGCGGGATGCGGGACTGAAGTGGATCCTCACGCAGGACGCGACGCGCGGGCTCGTGGACGGCGCGGGCATCCCGGAGGTCCCGTTGGAGCAGGTGCGCGGCGGCTCCGAGTCCAACCCCCGGGTGTCCGTCACGGGAAGTCACCTCGCGTATGTCATCTACACCTCGGGTTCGACGGGCCAGCCCAAGGGCGTGCGCATTGGCCACCGGAGCGCGGTGCACCTCTGCGAGACGGTGGCCTCCCGCTTCGGCTTCGCGCCGGGCCAGCGCGTGTCGCAGTTCTCCCGCTTCGGCTTCGACTTCTCCGTCGCGGAGATCTTCCCGACGCTGTCCTCAGGCGCCACGCTGTATCTGCTGGCCCAGGAGGAGGTGCTGCCCGGTGAGGAGCTGGCTGACTTCCTGGAGTCACGGCGCATCCACACCGCGATGCTCACGCCCTCGGCGCTGGGCTCCATGGCGTGGCGGGCGCTTCCTGACCTGAAGACCGTCGTGCTCGGAGGCGAGGAGCTCCCCGCGCGGCTCGTGGACCGCTGGGCTCCTGGCCGGCGGCTCATCAACGGCTATGGCCCCACCGAGACCACGGTCTTCGCGACGAGCGCGGACTGCGTGGCGGGAGCGGGCACCCCCACCCTGGGGACGCCGCTTCCGGGCTACGAGGTCCACCTGCTGGATGACGCCCTGGCGCCCGTCCCCGTGGGCGTGCGAGGCGCGCTCTACATCGGCGGCGTGGGGCTGGCGCACGGCTACCTGCACCATCCCGAGCTCGACGCGGAGCGGTTCATTCCGCATCCGTTCAGCGCGGAGCCGGGAGCGCGGCTCTACAAGAGCGGCGACATCGCCAGCCGTCGCCCGGATGGCGTCATGGTGTTCCACGGCCGGTCGGATCGACAGCTCAAGCTGCGGGGCTTCCGCATCGAGCTGGGCGAAATCGAAGCCGCGCTGCTGAAGCACCCGGAGGTCCGGGAGGCGGTCGTCGAACCCCGATGGCTCGCGGGCGAGCCGCACCTCGTGGGCTATGTCATTCCCCGGGACGCGGACGCGGCGACGCGACTCCTGACGCCAGGATTCAGGGACGGGCTGGGTGAGTCCCTTCCTCCGCACATGGTGCCGCGCGAGCTGGTGGTGCTGGAGGCGTTCCCGTTGGGCGCCACCGGGAAGCTCGACCGGAGCGCGCTTCCGCTGCCTCCGTCCCGCGCCCTGCCTCCTGAAGCTCCCGCGTCCACGGACCGGGAGAAGGCGCTGGAGCGCATCTGGTGCCGGATCCTCGGCGTGGAGCGCGTGGGCCGGCGAGAGGGCTTCTTCGACGCGGGAGGCAACTCATTGCTGCTCGCGCGGGTCCAGTCCGCGCTGGCTTCGGAGCTGGGCCTCTCGTTGAGCATGGCCACG
Protein-coding sequences here:
- a CDS encoding carboxypeptidase regulatory-like domain-containing protein, which gives rise to MVLMGLGLLLAGTLAVAIEVPDTTVTLYKDKTLVVRTATVKVAGTEQVQWPLLTGQVDPASLQVEAEGAEVQRVEVRPTYVPAFTAEEVHSALQRLGPPRPPGEYLSYSRSQSDALMELSVMAERGSPPAVDVMATLKGEGLVKVVLRYVLSGASAQYRAGLTVRSQPPQVEATFLGHILQRTGVDWKDVILHFDLSRKMPPFEATGPLPERINRPDMLEEETALRRLIFNNIGQPTTANWNARASRQRDIPVVLIGTVVDVNTGAPLKDAVVTVATNRLQSRVYAFTNAHGEYRITDLPPDPFGYRLLFQHPRARARRHDVVPASSGASLRFDKRLWTGAGPDPDPPAPPVEGGCYTDFHPLGPAYVDSIEAEVGMYEPDIIPPPRDFARPANPPHDLWKNPDRRFTAPGRHTVLNRTGPRVPLFTETWPVTIHRQVFPEQDAATYLVGEVHPSAEAALFMHYPTQPIVDGNQQKFLKLWPRPPDNTFTLPLGTDPKVRAVRRVQRGPVEWNAREVQDVTVRVPNPYAEPMRVRVVDTLPRGARLIRITPGAHRDDETATLTWDLLVPPASTGAVSFRYSR
- a CDS encoding metal-dependent hydrolase gives rise to the protein MNPIVHAELSWLISQGLRERRDRVLVVCAGLAPDLDGLSLLAGEEFYSRYHHVIFHGYVGALVTMAVCATLARRRVAVALLSVAAFHGHLLCDLAGSGPDWPIHYLWPQSLEAWSWSGQWNLGSWQNTLIGLAATLACLACALPFRRTFVEVLSPRWDAEVTRTVRRRFSRQPESQSPSN
- a CDS encoding non-ribosomal peptide synthetase/type I polyketide synthase; the protein is MTFFSAHPGPDIATLFEAHARETPDAVAVHFEGGVLAYDTLNRRANRLARRLQALGVGLDQPVGIHVDRTPETLVGLLGILKAGGAYLPLDPSHPPDRLAGMIEDSGIQVLVGRRDAAQGLRFQGSIVEPPAPDEPPEERDAVNVKGGAGPDSLAYVLYTSGSTGRPKGVCIPHRGVARLVLDEGFMGFRREDRVLQAASFAFDASTLEVWGALLNGAALCLTSRETLLSPPLLAAKLRRDAVSVAVLSTSLFHQLAAAIPDAFGGLRVLMVGGDVLDPKWVSEVIAHGKPVRLLNSYGPTECTTSATAYEIRAPPSLERSIPIGGALANLQLHVLDDALTPTPAGEAGELYLGGVGLARGYLNRPGLTGERFVPDPFSAAPGARMYRTGDRVRRLEDGDLEFLGRVDHQVKIRGARVELAEIESVLRAHGQVADAVVRVHEVSPGDKRLVAYVSRRDGTAPDGAMLRAHLRSKLPAFMVPHAVMVLDQLPLNPSGKVELQKLPPPRLGSGEGDAPRTPLEQAVARVWSEVLGTEQAGTQDRFMESGGDSLLAIRFIERLEQALSVRLPVGALFDSPNIEELARRVEAARGAVRSPALPPIVPVDRSRLLPLSDAQQQLWLLEQVAPGRAVYNEPFTLYLPGDLQPEALERAFQSLIARHEVLRTTFVSTPEGPRQRVESAMPFHLRSVDLRPVPQGLRSAKALQVATQEAREPFDLTRGPLLRATWMRLSEEESRLALVMHHLIVDGFTMAAFLQEVNRFYMADLQGEPPALTPLPLQYGDASAWQEGPRYQEAIAPHLDWWKQALAGAPHLELPMQHARPPVPSFRGAKHVVRIPRDLLDTVRALGRAEDATLFMTLISAFGALLHRYSGAQDLVIGGAFSGRSREESLAISGHFVNLLPLRLRFSPGWSFRRVLAHVRRVCLEALEHQDAPLLRIVEAVNPARIPGANPLLQVSCTLEPRIAVPESSWRVEPHDVDTGTSKLDLSIEMDERPDGMSVRWEYALDLFEPWMISQLGEHFVTLLREAVRDPEQPVAALPLLSEAEQTRLLTWAQGPAEDRAFAECLHHPFEAQAERTPDAPALVFQGRTLRYQTLNAEANRLAHHLLSLGVGPGDLVGLCLQRSFELIIAVLATLKAGAAYVPLDPSYPKARLEFMARDAGLKWILTQDATRGLVDGAGIPEVPLEQVRGGSESNPRVSVTGSHLAYVIYTSGSTGQPKGVRIGHRSAVHLCETVASRFGFAPGQRVSQFSRFGFDFSVAEIFPTLSSGATLYLLAQEEVLPGEELADFLESRRIHTAMLTPSALGSMAWRALPDLKTVVLGGEELPARLVDRWAPGRRLINGYGPTETTVFATSADCVAGAGTPTLGTPLPGYEVHLLDDALAPVPVGVRGALYIGGVGLAHGYLHHPELDAERFIPHPFSAEPGARLYKSGDIASRRPDGVMVFHGRSDRQLKLRGFRIELGEIEAALLKHPEVREAVVEPRWLAGEPHLVGYVIPRDADAATRLLTPGFRDGLGESLPPHMVPRELVVLEAFPLGATGKLDRSALPLPPSRALPPEAPASTDREKALERIWCRILGVERVGRREGFFDAGGNSLLLARVQSALASELGLSLSMATLFQFPTLESLARHLDETTEAPSVPVPSKPVWSSERSDRIAIIGMAGRFPGAPDIESLWRLLVEGREGLSRFDRETLLAAGEEPRLLDDPAYVRASGLLDDVEAFDAAFFGYSPQDARLMDPQQRVFLECAWEALEAAGYDPKRLPGRAGLFAGSGVPRYWLDHVVPRFRSLSVASDMYRSILGNPWQFLATTTAYKLGLRGPALTVQTACSTSLVAVHLACQSLRTGECDMALAGGVSLFASGPSGYLHEEGGITSPDGHCRPFDAKGQGTVPSSGVALVVLKRLEDALRDGDSIHAVIRGSAINNDGADKVGFTAPSVQGQRDVIARAHAAAGVSPRHITYVEAHGTATPLGDPLEVQALRLAFGDRAPSDPPCVLGALKSNVGHLDSAAGVAGLIKATLALERHFLPGTVHFEHPHPESGLEHSPFVVSREGRPWDAPGALPRLAGVSAFGIGGTNAHVVLEEAPPVPALSPMNEEASVLVLSARSAEALSAASLRLAEHLERTRARSLAEAAYTLQEGRTVFAHRRAVTCETPEEAIAKLRREGPARRASPEPPEVAFLFPGTGTQEAGMGAAWYRRAPAYREAFDACVSAFGRDVERELRSALLADEHGGRAEEMLRAPSLGMAAIFTTEYALSRLLGVWGVRPSSLMGHSLGEYAAACLAGVLSLEQAVALVSLRGRLCDALPPSGMLAVPLPEDELTQALPAGLSLAAVNGPGQCVVSGALEALEDFAARLQEKGVRSKRLPRSSGFHSVLVEPVMEPLTALARSMTPNAPAIPMVSNVSGRWLTEDDARDASYWARHLRRTVRFADGLELLLEDRERILVEVGPGRTLSTLASLHPGAGRERLVVPTLGVPAGRRQPRESDEKALLDAVGQLWSAGVPVDWSGPRGDAPRARVALPTYPFERKPYALGRPEPRPSPTPPPSHRALDRDEVWAAMEALWKELLGVESLTPDSHFFELGGTSLLVVQLNHELKSRLSISLSLHAVLEHPTLGAWVQAVQEALERAGRPLRKAPSLRIRLQEGRPERTPLFLVQPIGGTVYTYLPLTRRLGADRPVHAFRASGLEPGERLYRDVPEMARQYVDELLEFQPQGPFWLGGHSSGGVIAYEMAGILLERGHAVAGVIQIDTVTVDDSRRLGIRSVGDVLQLIDAFREISPRAAEGLRAAMEVDTRLRDVVLATNEAIAAYSPGRHAVPLVYLRATERDAVLDGHAEAWWKALTTASFRAHEVRGNHFTVMEEPFVAEVARILRDCLSGEKGAGDDDADAG